From a region of the Cognatiyoonia koreensis genome:
- a CDS encoding DUF6638 family protein, whose product MHRLIEKGLMFGNLIRVDSPVLVDRYNRALVSLIGKTTTQDAFHIDISGYSPEIGDEFDDDLYLNHNGVNRQFILLTTEQQTAPLLNAQFSTSRGILRQFIRENQAQLFALTARDAVAGELVNSVYEVGKAARLFDLRKIRIEADTTGGTVRTAKKLGKMIDQFKSKPNAWFDDVLIAEMIGLAKETGDVTRNPVALKEMSFDQANFWTAHFGGLYVFRGVEHPAAISVGPKDALGELPIAYTMDFKDRAAIAKFLQLNDLVEPVAKARGIDAGAILHQKMDFVVAEVASTMGEDLTGATRRDLRRLGRHYAKLLPEEWQGMAALARWAEEDGPWPRITSDHPAYFYTLRAKPHADADLVNMLLSELSPLDIRQLFICHKEAFYRAYATWPDSKKSYVADFLEREYQVDKAGTREALFGHEDPMEEPQVQHPEPVAPQADIVERVGPWGAVRRR is encoded by the coding sequence ATGCATAGGCTGATCGAAAAAGGGTTGATGTTTGGCAACCTGATCCGCGTGGACAGTCCAGTGCTGGTAGACCGCTACAACCGCGCGCTGGTCTCGCTGATTGGAAAAACCACGACACAGGATGCCTTTCACATCGATATATCGGGCTATTCGCCGGAAATCGGGGATGAATTCGATGATGACCTTTATCTCAACCACAACGGGGTAAACCGGCAATTCATACTGCTGACGACAGAACAGCAGACAGCCCCGCTGCTGAATGCGCAGTTTTCAACCAGTCGCGGCATCTTGCGCCAGTTCATCCGTGAAAATCAGGCGCAGTTGTTTGCCTTGACGGCCCGCGACGCGGTCGCCGGCGAACTGGTAAATTCCGTCTACGAAGTCGGTAAGGCTGCGCGCCTGTTTGACCTGCGCAAGATCAGGATCGAGGCGGACACGACTGGCGGCACGGTGCGCACGGCCAAAAAGCTGGGCAAGATGATCGACCAGTTCAAATCAAAGCCGAATGCCTGGTTTGACGATGTGCTGATCGCAGAAATGATCGGGCTTGCCAAGGAAACGGGTGATGTGACCCGCAACCCCGTCGCGCTGAAAGAAATGTCATTCGATCAGGCGAACTTCTGGACGGCGCATTTCGGCGGGCTGTACGTGTTCCGCGGTGTCGAACATCCGGCCGCGATTTCCGTTGGCCCCAAGGACGCGCTCGGCGAACTTCCCATCGCCTATACAATGGATTTCAAGGACCGCGCGGCGATTGCGAAGTTCCTGCAGCTCAACGATCTTGTGGAACCTGTCGCCAAGGCGCGCGGCATCGACGCTGGTGCGATCCTGCATCAGAAAATGGATTTCGTGGTGGCCGAAGTTGCCTCGACCATGGGCGAAGATCTGACCGGGGCGACCCGGCGCGACCTGCGCCGTCTGGGACGGCATTATGCAAAGCTTTTGCCAGAGGAATGGCAAGGAATGGCGGCCCTTGCACGCTGGGCCGAAGAAGACGGGCCTTGGCCGCGGATCACATCCGACCATCCGGCCTATTTCTATACCTTGCGGGCCAAGCCGCATGCGGACGCGGATTTGGTGAACATGCTGCTGTCCGAATTGTCCCCCTTGGATATCCGGCAGTTGTTCATATGTCATAAGGAAGCGTTCTATCGGGCCTATGCCACATGGCCTGACAGCAAAAAGTCCTACGTCGCCGATTTCCTTGAACGGGAATACCAGGTCGACAAGGCCGGAACGCGAGAGGCCCTGTTCGGGCACGAAGACCCGATGGAAGAACCGCAAGTGCAGCATCCCGAACCAGTTGCACCACAAGCCGATATCGTGGAACGTGTCGGTCCGTGGGGCGCGGTAAGGAGACGGTAG
- a CDS encoding AAA family ATPase encodes MSQTSDQMELREEDIRAHYAAALDLMDGFDHAPKLALRMTPDAPERSSGIGTRRTFRSTTPGLATRRTQRKEGIHLTDRIEAVEGGDGLVSPLQATIQQGLRRAIAIALAVADQYADRTALKDLKRANLEGSLADSKKAEFSELLTAEALITLYVFGSATAFLLGNHATEETVEIGDVEEVLTDNGQLALHGVLWELDQDIALHASSEPKLIATVLAYAEALMEKVGGRASTANRLEPFNSASWRVDADDFVVDGFSPARKAKGSKLTMTFKKPNEVVGNHIAKYQSMKLAKMLMAYDFERKLNPFAELGGFIFTFMGDGAPGTGKTTLIQMMAGLINDYCQTAGYAFRYQNLSTDNIDSYQGKSGQNAKAFINNVLDPGVIGFGTIDDIDQLAGKRGDRQSSAGQLEITAVLMESFAGANTVVRGNCTFGMFSNYPENVDDALRQRAGARFLVDGPQTRDDYIDILYLLMGKNHDIPVGDHDVFNAQEIKKAVAASFEGHSRPHEQGLLEVFDRVHSEIGELNTIAKMGTYLKGIQEADSRFTGRAIKNITDAVKVRAMDFELPDEWMENPELFLFKDYDTKKAMIEELRVPITVDMVMQEINRYADSEFRYADKSDEVAIENMVREFGRQEEAKRRYLKEQQG; translated from the coding sequence ATGAGCCAGACAAGCGACCAGATGGAACTGCGCGAAGAAGACATCCGCGCCCATTACGCAGCTGCACTCGACCTGATGGATGGGTTCGACCACGCGCCAAAGCTGGCTTTGCGAATGACGCCGGACGCACCTGAACGATCCTCTGGCATTGGCACGCGCCGCACCTTCCGCTCGACCACACCGGGCCTTGCCACGCGCCGCACGCAACGCAAGGAAGGCATCCATCTGACCGACCGGATTGAAGCCGTCGAAGGCGGTGACGGGCTTGTCTCGCCACTGCAAGCCACGATCCAGCAGGGCTTGCGCCGCGCCATTGCCATCGCGCTTGCCGTGGCGGATCAATACGCGGATCGTACAGCACTCAAAGATCTCAAGCGCGCCAACCTCGAAGGCAGCCTTGCGGACAGCAAAAAGGCCGAGTTTTCCGAACTGCTGACGGCCGAGGCGCTGATCACGCTTTACGTGTTCGGCTCAGCGACAGCCTTTCTGCTGGGCAACCACGCGACCGAGGAAACCGTCGAAATCGGTGACGTCGAAGAAGTCCTGACAGACAATGGCCAGCTTGCCCTGCACGGTGTGCTTTGGGAGCTTGATCAAGACATCGCACTGCATGCGTCTTCCGAACCCAAGCTGATCGCCACCGTGCTCGCCTATGCCGAGGCGTTGATGGAAAAGGTCGGCGGTCGGGCCTCAACGGCAAATCGGTTGGAACCCTTCAACAGCGCCTCGTGGCGTGTCGACGCGGATGATTTCGTCGTTGACGGCTTCTCGCCCGCGCGCAAGGCGAAGGGGTCCAAACTGACGATGACCTTCAAGAAACCGAACGAGGTCGTCGGTAACCACATCGCGAAATACCAGTCCATGAAACTGGCAAAGATGCTGATGGCCTACGATTTCGAACGCAAGCTGAACCCTTTTGCGGAACTTGGCGGCTTCATCTTCACCTTCATGGGCGACGGTGCGCCGGGCACAGGCAAGACGACACTGATCCAGATGATGGCGGGGCTGATCAACGATTACTGCCAAACGGCAGGCTATGCATTCCGCTACCAGAATCTGTCGACGGACAACATCGACAGCTATCAGGGCAAGTCGGGCCAGAACGCCAAGGCGTTCATCAACAACGTGCTTGATCCGGGCGTCATCGGTTTCGGCACGATCGACGACATCGACCAACTGGCGGGCAAGCGCGGGGATCGGCAATCCTCTGCCGGACAACTCGAAATTACCGCTGTGCTGATGGAATCCTTTGCTGGTGCAAACACGGTTGTGCGGGGCAACTGCACATTCGGGATGTTCTCGAACTATCCCGAAAACGTGGATGACGCGCTGCGCCAACGGGCCGGTGCGCGTTTCCTCGTGGATGGGCCGCAAACGCGGGACGACTACATCGACATCCTTTACCTGCTGATGGGCAAGAACCATGACATCCCCGTCGGAGACCACGACGTCTTCAATGCGCAAGAGATCAAGAAAGCGGTCGCCGCCTCCTTTGAAGGCCATTCCCGCCCCCACGAACAAGGGTTGCTTGAAGTCTTCGACCGGGTGCATTCTGAAATCGGTGAACTGAACACGATCGCCAAGATGGGCACCTACCTGAAAGGCATTCAGGAGGCCGACAGCCGCTTTACGGGCCGCGCGATCAAGAACATCACGGACGCAGTCAAAGTGCGGGCAATGGACTTTGAACTGCCGGACGAATGGATGGAAAACCCCGAACTGTTCCTGTTCAAGGACTACGACACCAAGAAGGCAATGATCGAAGAACTGCGTGTGCCGATCACGGTCGACATGGTGATGCAGGAAATCAACCGCTACGCGGACAGTGAATTCCGCTATGCCGACAAATCCGACGAAGTTGCCATCGAAAACATGGTCCGCGAATTCGGACGGCAGGAAGAAGCCAAGCGGCGCTATCTGAAAGAACAGCAGGGGTGA
- a CDS encoding L,D-transpeptidase has translation MPSNSNLSRRSFGALMLGGVAACGPRVPESNPISTPSISFLDEYGPIQDNGYNLPPIPAEYTQGINRRMEGTYLGEGAPGTIDVDPYAKFLYHVKFDGTAVRYPVGVGRQGRSIRGRATVRLKKEWPGWTPTANMLRREPEVYEQFRSGIPGGLASPLGSRALYLYRNGRDTYYRIHGTNDLESIGNSGSAGCIRMFNQDIIHLYNQVDIPTEVIIRSPEESLRIDPEYYERGVELPPKILSREELLNGAQSWDELDRLAREDLAQAAGVANRGPLVGGN, from the coding sequence ATGCCGTCCAATTCGAACCTGTCCCGCCGGTCATTCGGTGCCCTGATGCTCGGCGGGGTCGCTGCATGCGGACCGCGTGTGCCGGAATCCAATCCGATATCCACGCCATCCATTTCTTTTCTGGATGAATACGGCCCAATTCAGGACAATGGTTACAACCTGCCGCCAATCCCTGCGGAATACACGCAAGGGATCAACCGGCGGATGGAAGGCACGTATCTTGGCGAAGGAGCGCCCGGAACGATCGACGTCGATCCGTATGCCAAGTTCCTTTATCATGTGAAATTTGACGGAACAGCCGTGCGTTATCCCGTCGGCGTCGGCCGTCAGGGGCGCTCGATTCGGGGGCGCGCAACGGTCCGGCTGAAAAAGGAATGGCCCGGCTGGACGCCGACCGCGAACATGCTGCGCCGTGAGCCTGAAGTGTACGAACAATTCCGCTCCGGCATTCCGGGGGGTCTTGCCAGTCCGCTTGGATCGCGGGCGCTCTACCTCTATCGCAACGGGCGCGACACGTACTATCGTATCCACGGGACCAACGATCTTGAATCAATCGGGAATTCCGGCTCTGCGGGCTGTATCCGCATGTTCAATCAGGACATCATCCATCTCTACAATCAGGTTGATATCCCGACAGAGGTCATCATCCGCTCGCCCGAGGAATCCCTGCGGATCGACCCCGAATATTACGAACGCGGCGTGGAACTTCCGCCGAAAATCCTGTCACGCGAAGAACTGCTGAACGGGGCGCAAAGCTGGGACGAACTCGACCGGCTTGCACGCGAAGATCTGGCACAGGCAGCAGGCGTCGCTAACCGCGGCCCACTTGTCGGTGGCAACTAG
- a CDS encoding aminopeptidase P family protein encodes MKNRPQFYRFHQGEKVLPFADTEYENRLSGLREIMASKGLDAVVMTSMHNIAYYSGFLYCAFGRPYAQVVTKTETVTISAGIDAAQPWRRCYGDNITYTDWERDNYWRAILSITGEGKAIGFEGDHLTILQSDKLKNFLSPATLLDIAPDTMRQRIHKSQAELDLIRHGAGVADVGGYAIRDAIKVGGREIDIAMAGRDAMELEIAKRFPDAEYRDTWVWFQSGINTDGAHNPVTSRKLDVGDILSLNTFPMISGYYTALERTLFVREVDDASLKIWEANVAAHEYGISLLRPGVSCADVTAKINTFFAERDLLQYRTFGYGHSFGVLSHYYGREAGLELREDIDTVLEPGMVISMEPMLTIPDGQPGAGGYREHDILFITENGNEDITQYPFGPDFNVVG; translated from the coding sequence ATGAAGAACCGTCCACAATTCTACCGTTTTCACCAAGGCGAAAAGGTCCTGCCATTCGCCGACACCGAATACGAAAACCGGCTTTCCGGTCTGCGCGAAATCATGGCATCCAAGGGGCTGGACGCGGTGGTTATGACGTCGATGCACAACATCGCCTATTACTCTGGCTTTCTTTATTGTGCATTCGGGCGGCCGTACGCACAGGTCGTCACCAAAACCGAAACCGTCACCATCAGCGCGGGAATCGATGCAGCCCAGCCGTGGCGGCGGTGTTACGGGGACAACATCACCTACACTGATTGGGAACGCGACAATTACTGGCGCGCGATTCTCTCCATCACGGGCGAGGGCAAGGCGATCGGTTTCGAAGGCGATCACCTGACCATCCTGCAATCAGACAAGCTCAAGAACTTCCTGTCGCCCGCAACACTGCTGGATATCGCGCCCGATACGATGCGCCAGCGGATACATAAATCGCAGGCCGAACTTGACCTGATCCGGCACGGGGCTGGTGTGGCAGACGTGGGCGGCTATGCCATCCGCGACGCGATCAAGGTCGGCGGGCGCGAAATCGACATTGCCATGGCCGGACGGGACGCGATGGAACTTGAAATCGCAAAGCGGTTTCCGGACGCTGAGTATCGGGATACGTGGGTCTGGTTCCAGTCCGGGATCAACACAGATGGCGCACACAACCCGGTGACATCGCGGAAGCTGGACGTCGGGGATATTCTGTCACTCAACACATTCCCAATGATTTCAGGCTATTACACCGCACTGGAACGGACGCTGTTCGTGCGGGAAGTTGACGATGCCTCCCTCAAAATCTGGGAAGCCAACGTCGCCGCGCATGAATACGGGATCAGCTTGCTCAGACCGGGCGTGTCTTGCGCCGACGTCACGGCAAAGATCAACACGTTCTTTGCGGAACGCGATCTGCTGCAATACCGGACCTTCGGCTATGGCCACTCTTTCGGGGTGCTATCGCATTACTACGGTCGCGAAGCCGGGCTGGAACTGCGCGAAGACATCGACACGGTGCTGGAACCGGGCATGGTGATCTCGATGGAACCAATGCTGACCATTCCGGACGGTCAGCCCGGTGCCGGCGGCTATCGCGAACACGACATCCTGTTCATCACGGAAAACGGGAACGAGGATATCACGCAATATCCATTCGGACCGGACTTCAACGTCGTCGGATAG
- a CDS encoding glucose 1-dehydrogenase: MELAGKTAIVTGGGSGFGAGIARAFAQAGAKVMVADINADAAKEIAADIDGVWSEVDVGSNTSVAALAYACADQLGDLDILVNNAGITHLPTMMEDVSEEDFDRVLNVNAKSVYLTAKHFVPAMKARQKGAILNVASTAGVSPRPRLNWYNASKGWMITATKAMAVELAPFGVRVNAINPVAGETPLLKSFMGEDTPEVRAKFLSTIPLGRFSTPEDMGAAATFLCSDAASMITGVALEVDGGRCI, from the coding sequence ATGGAACTTGCAGGCAAGACAGCAATTGTCACGGGCGGTGGATCTGGTTTCGGTGCGGGTATTGCGCGCGCATTCGCGCAGGCCGGGGCAAAGGTCATGGTTGCCGACATCAATGCCGATGCCGCCAAGGAAATTGCCGCTGACATCGACGGTGTCTGGTCCGAGGTCGATGTCGGGTCGAACACCTCGGTTGCCGCGCTGGCCTATGCTTGCGCGGACCAGTTGGGTGACCTTGATATTCTGGTCAACAACGCCGGGATCACGCATTTGCCGACAATGATGGAAGATGTCAGCGAAGAGGACTTTGACCGCGTTTTAAATGTGAACGCCAAGTCGGTTTATCTGACGGCAAAACATTTCGTTCCCGCGATGAAGGCCCGCCAAAAGGGTGCAATCCTCAACGTCGCTTCGACCGCTGGCGTCTCTCCGCGTCCGCGCCTGAACTGGTACAACGCATCAAAGGGCTGGATGATCACGGCGACCAAGGCAATGGCGGTCGAGCTTGCCCCGTTTGGCGTGCGGGTGAACGCGATCAATCCGGTTGCGGGTGAAACGCCCCTGCTTAAGTCCTTCATGGGTGAGGACACGCCCGAGGTGCGCGCGAAATTCCTGTCCACGATCCCGTTGGGCCGCTTTTCCACACCAGAGGACATGGGGGCGGCAGCGACGTTCCTGTGTTCTGACGCGGCCAGCATGATTACCGGCGTTGCGCTGGAAGTGGACGGAGGACGCTGCATTTGA
- a CDS encoding NAD-dependent succinate-semialdehyde dehydrogenase — MLDQSTDLKSLLKRLDLLCEQAFVGGSWVDAKDGKTFEVKNPARGDVIANVADLSRAEISDAITAAEKAQKDWAKRTGKDRAQVMRKWFDLMMEHQDDLAIIMTAEQGKPLSESKGEVGYGASFVEWFGEEAKRVYGETIPGHMPDKRITVIRQPIGVAAGITPWNFPNAMIARKVAPALAVGCAFVVRPASLTPLSALAMGKLAEEAGVPKGLFSVVTTTSSSEAGKEFCENPIVRKLTFTGSTEVGRILLKQAADQVMKCSMELGGNAPFIVFDDADLDAAVEGAIACKFRNNGQTCVCANRIYVQAGVYDAFAKKLKVAVENLKVGDGLEDGTSLGPLIEPSAIDKVQEHLEDAIAKGGKVLTGGKPHALGGLFFEPTIVTEATTDMIVSKDETFGPFAPLFKFKDEDEVIAMANDTIFGLASYFYAKDLSRVTKVAEALEYGIVGVNTGIISTEVAPFGGVKQSGLGREGSSHGIDDYLEMKYICASV, encoded by the coding sequence ATGCTTGACCAATCCACCGATCTGAAATCGCTTTTGAAGCGGTTGGACTTGCTTTGCGAACAGGCGTTTGTCGGCGGGTCCTGGGTCGATGCCAAGGACGGCAAGACTTTCGAGGTCAAGAACCCTGCGCGTGGCGATGTCATCGCCAATGTCGCTGACCTGTCCCGCGCGGAAATCAGTGATGCCATCACTGCAGCAGAAAAGGCCCAAAAAGACTGGGCCAAGCGTACTGGCAAGGATCGCGCGCAGGTCATGCGCAAGTGGTTCGATCTGATGATGGAACATCAGGACGATCTGGCCATCATCATGACCGCCGAGCAAGGCAAGCCATTGTCAGAATCCAAGGGCGAGGTCGGTTACGGCGCATCTTTCGTCGAATGGTTCGGCGAGGAGGCAAAGCGCGTTTACGGTGAAACCATTCCGGGCCACATGCCGGACAAGCGGATCACGGTTATCCGCCAGCCTATCGGTGTCGCCGCCGGTATCACCCCCTGGAATTTCCCGAACGCCATGATTGCCCGCAAGGTCGCCCCTGCCTTGGCTGTCGGCTGCGCATTCGTGGTGCGTCCTGCGTCGTTGACGCCTTTGTCTGCACTGGCGATGGGTAAGCTTGCCGAAGAAGCCGGTGTGCCCAAAGGCTTGTTCTCGGTCGTCACGACGACATCTTCTTCGGAAGCGGGCAAGGAATTCTGCGAGAACCCGATCGTGCGCAAGCTGACCTTTACCGGATCGACCGAAGTGGGGCGCATTCTGCTGAAACAGGCTGCCGATCAGGTGATGAAGTGTTCAATGGAGCTGGGCGGCAACGCGCCGTTCATTGTCTTTGATGACGCCGATCTTGATGCGGCTGTCGAAGGCGCCATCGCCTGCAAGTTCCGCAACAATGGTCAGACCTGTGTTTGCGCGAACCGTATTTACGTGCAGGCCGGTGTTTACGACGCCTTCGCGAAGAAACTGAAAGTCGCTGTTGAAAACCTGAAAGTCGGGGATGGCCTGGAGGACGGCACATCGCTCGGGCCGCTGATCGAACCGTCCGCCATCGACAAGGTGCAAGAGCATCTGGAAGACGCAATCGCCAAGGGCGGCAAGGTTTTGACAGGTGGCAAGCCGCACGCGCTTGGCGGGTTGTTCTTCGAGCCGACAATCGTAACCGAAGCCACGACCGACATGATTGTCAGCAAGGACGAAACCTTTGGTCCCTTCGCGCCATTGTTCAAATTCAAGGACGAGGATGAAGTGATCGCCATGGCCAACGACACGATCTTTGGCCTTGCGTCCTATTTCTATGCCAAGGACCTTAGCCGCGTGACCAAGGTTGCCGAGGCGCTGGAATACGGGATCGTCGGTGTGAACACTGGCATTATTTCGACAGAGGTTGCCCCCTTTGGTGGGGTCAAGCAATCCGGCCTTGGCCGCGAAGGTTCATCGCACGGCATCGATGACTATCTTGAAATGAAGTATATCTGCGCGTCGGTCTAA
- a CDS encoding DUF998 domain-containing protein, with the protein MNVEHGRDMVMSYTRVRNALGVLGMLLPVFLIIGGVLDNERIEPTISDFYHTTYRDLFVGTLCAIGVFLISYRGYRREKGEFINDDWLATSAGIAAFGVALFPNESQTGQIATMTQANLGIDMTPVFHYSAALVFFSSLAAFCLVKFPRGAKLHRKRVYHWCGYTILLCLALTAIAAAFKNFYPGPIRDVVIANNLIFWFEAFGIWAFGLSWLVKGKADLMLVQAVHPKDDTALDEDHAAQ; encoded by the coding sequence ATGAATGTAGAACACGGCAGAGATATGGTCATGTCCTACACCCGCGTGCGCAATGCACTTGGCGTGTTGGGCATGCTGCTGCCCGTGTTCCTCATCATTGGCGGTGTACTTGATAACGAGCGGATCGAACCGACGATCAGCGACTTCTATCACACGACATATCGCGACCTCTTTGTCGGCACACTTTGCGCGATCGGCGTTTTTCTCATTTCGTATCGGGGCTACCGGCGCGAAAAGGGCGAATTCATCAACGATGACTGGCTGGCAACGTCCGCCGGTATCGCGGCCTTCGGCGTGGCCCTGTTCCCGAACGAAAGCCAGACCGGGCAGATCGCAACGATGACGCAGGCAAACCTCGGGATCGATATGACGCCGGTGTTTCACTACAGCGCTGCGCTGGTGTTCTTTTCGTCACTTGCAGCCTTTTGCCTCGTGAAATTCCCGCGGGGCGCAAAACTTCACCGCAAGCGGGTTTATCACTGGTGCGGCTACACCATTCTGCTGTGTCTGGCGCTGACGGCAATCGCGGCGGCGTTCAAGAATTTCTATCCAGGGCCAATCCGCGATGTCGTGATCGCAAATAACCTGATCTTCTGGTTCGAAGCATTCGGGATCTGGGCCTTTGGCCTATCCTGGCTGGTCAAAGGCAAGGCTGACCTGATGCTGGTCCAGGCAGTGCATCCAAAGGATGACACCGCGCTGGACGAAGATCACGCTGCGCAATAG
- the irrA gene encoding iron response transcriptional regulator IrrA, whose amino-acid sequence MSDIQTERSTEWLAGASLRPTRQRLTLARLLVGDGQNRHVTAESLFDAASQSDEKVSLATVYNTLRAFCDAGLMREITVDGAKSYFDTRIDDHPHFYWEDSAALTDAPASELEISRIPDAPEGAEIASVDVVIRLRRTR is encoded by the coding sequence ATGTCAGATATCCAGACGGAACGCTCGACAGAATGGCTTGCCGGAGCATCGCTGCGCCCGACGCGGCAGCGCCTTACACTTGCGCGGCTCTTGGTGGGTGACGGTCAGAACCGCCACGTCACCGCAGAAAGCCTGTTCGACGCGGCTTCCCAATCCGATGAAAAGGTTTCGCTGGCAACCGTCTACAATACGCTGCGTGCCTTCTGTGATGCAGGGCTGATGCGCGAAATCACCGTCGACGGCGCGAAAAGCTATTTCGATACACGCATCGACGATCACCCCCATTTCTACTGGGAAGACAGCGCCGCCCTGACAGACGCACCCGCGTCCGAACTTGAAATTTCCCGGATACCGGATGCACCCGAAGGCGCGGAAATTGCGTCCGTCGATGTGGTGATCCGCCTGCGTCGCACCCGCTAA
- the fabA gene encoding bifunctional 3-hydroxydecanoyl-ACP dehydratase/trans-2-decenoyl-ACP isomerase, with amino-acid sequence MADYPSSFDKEGLLKCARGELFGPGNAQLPAPPMLMMDRITDISGDGGAHGKGHVIAEFDITPDLWFFECHFPGNPIMPGCLGLDGLWQLTGFNLGWRGWQGRGYALGVGEVKLTGMVRPDRKMLTYKIDFTKAIQTRRLTMGVADGIVEADGEVIYQVKDMKVALSES; translated from the coding sequence ATGGCCGACTATCCCTCCAGCTTTGATAAAGAAGGTTTGCTGAAATGCGCCCGTGGTGAGCTTTTCGGTCCGGGCAATGCCCAGTTGCCGGCCCCGCCGATGCTGATGATGGATCGCATCACCGACATTTCCGGCGATGGTGGTGCCCATGGGAAAGGTCATGTCATTGCAGAGTTCGATATCACGCCTGACCTTTGGTTTTTTGAGTGCCATTTCCCCGGCAATCCGATCATGCCGGGCTGCCTTGGCCTTGACGGTCTGTGGCAGTTGACCGGCTTCAACCTTGGCTGGCGCGGCTGGCAGGGACGTGGCTATGCGTTGGGAGTGGGCGAGGTCAAACTGACCGGCATGGTGCGCCCCGACCGCAAGATGCTGACCTATAAGATCGACTTTACCAAAGCGATCCAGACCCGCCGCCTGACCATGGGAGTTGCCGACGGGATCGTCGAAGCGGATGGTGAAGTCATCTATCAGGTCAAGGACATGAAAGTCGCCCTGAGCGAAAGCTGA
- a CDS encoding DUF1569 domain-containing protein, which translates to MDRRSFAKYVASGAFLGVAGGGFYWLNAPRDQSHLGLDLMLDKLDTLASRPLEKAGSWDATRTFHHLAQSVEFSMAGFPEHKSALFQNTVGKMAYRVFNARGQMSHGLDEVIPGEIVTEDGQTQDALLRLKSALLDFKSYEAELKPHFAYGALSKDDYAIAHVLHINNHLEEFRLT; encoded by the coding sequence ATGGACCGCCGATCTTTCGCGAAATACGTCGCTTCCGGTGCGTTTCTGGGTGTCGCAGGTGGTGGCTTTTACTGGCTGAACGCACCGCGCGACCAGAGCCATCTGGGGCTTGATCTGATGCTCGACAAACTGGACACGCTGGCCAGCCGTCCGTTGGAGAAGGCGGGAAGCTGGGACGCCACCCGCACGTTTCACCATCTTGCCCAATCCGTCGAGTTTTCCATGGCAGGCTTTCCAGAACACAAGTCGGCGCTGTTTCAGAACACTGTCGGCAAGATGGCCTACCGGGTTTTCAACGCGCGCGGGCAGATGTCGCACGGGTTGGACGAGGTTATTCCAGGTGAAATCGTGACCGAGGACGGCCAGACGCAGGACGCATTGCTGCGGCTGAAATCGGCGTTGCTGGATTTTAAAAGCTACGAAGCAGAGCTGAAGCCGCATTTTGCATACGGTGCGCTGTCAAAGGACGATTATGCCATCGCCCATGTTCTGCACATCAACAATCATCTGGAAGAGTTTCGGCTGACCTGA